A window from Aliamphritea hakodatensis encodes these proteins:
- a CDS encoding M48 family metallopeptidase, protein MQLSGRLFDGHTSKSHPAELSVTDQGDVRIECPELSVSGCHWSELTISPRIGSTARYLDLPNGLRFETRDNDQVDQLIGQFAGDDRLSWIHRLENSYRYAFLSVICVGLFIWWGINYGLPSAARQVAFLLPVSVNEEVSKHTLSTLDKYIFEPSVLEAERREKLRKNFATLVASRDDGFNYQLHFRNGGIVGPNAFALPDGSIIFTDQIIELAGDDEELIAVMSHEIGHVNMRHGLRRALQSSALPLIIIVVTGDMSTASSVLAALPTILVESQYSQAFELEADAFAKDLLQQHQHDPMSLGRLLERLSEEHEAGTNDWFSSHPPTPERIEKLRD, encoded by the coding sequence ATGCAACTTTCAGGCAGGCTCTTTGATGGCCACACATCAAAGAGTCATCCGGCGGAATTGTCGGTGACGGATCAGGGGGATGTCCGTATCGAGTGTCCCGAACTGAGTGTCAGTGGCTGTCACTGGTCTGAGCTGACGATCAGCCCGCGGATAGGCAGCACCGCCCGTTATCTGGACTTACCGAACGGGCTGCGCTTCGAAACCCGGGACAACGATCAGGTCGATCAGTTAATCGGCCAGTTTGCCGGAGATGACCGCCTCAGCTGGATTCACCGGCTGGAAAACAGCTATCGCTATGCGTTCCTGTCGGTCATTTGCGTGGGGCTGTTTATCTGGTGGGGCATTAATTACGGCCTGCCGTCTGCCGCCCGGCAGGTGGCTTTCCTGTTGCCGGTCAGCGTCAATGAAGAGGTCAGTAAGCACACCCTCAGCACGCTGGATAAGTATATCTTTGAACCCTCCGTGCTGGAGGCAGAACGCCGTGAAAAACTGCGCAAAAATTTTGCCACACTGGTCGCCAGCCGCGACGATGGTTTCAACTATCAGCTGCATTTCCGGAACGGCGGCATTGTCGGCCCGAATGCGTTTGCCCTGCCCGATGGCAGCATCATTTTCACCGATCAGATCATCGAACTGGCCGGTGACGATGAAGAACTGATTGCGGTGATGAGCCATGAGATCGGTCACGTTAATATGCGCCATGGCCTGCGCCGGGCACTACAGAGCAGTGCACTGCCACTGATCATTATTGTCGTGACCGGCGATATGAGCACCGCCAGTTCAGTGCTGGCGGCCCTACCGACGATTCTGGTGGAAAGCCAGTACTCACAGGCCTTTGAACTGGAAGCGGACGCCTTTGCGAAAGATCTGCTGCAACAGCATCAGCATGACCCCATGAGCCTTGGCCGGTTGTTGGAACGGTTAAGTGAGGAACATGAAGCAGGCACCAATGACTGGTTCTCCAGCCATCCGCCGACCCCTGAACGTATTGAAAAATTGCGTGACTGA
- the glnE gene encoding bifunctional [glutamate--ammonia ligase]-adenylyl-L-tyrosine phosphorylase/[glutamate--ammonia-ligase] adenylyltransferase has protein sequence MAIPQTDALPTALQEFVHNRWQQLQERCALEELDTAQTADLVTVVVGSDYAVDQFTRQPAVFAELLESGDLYRSFQLADYQQQLSAQLETVENEEQLQQVLRKFRQRQMVRIIWRDLTRAADMRETTGDLSDLADTCIDLALQWLHAECCRRWGTPYSYATEGHPAEPQQLIVLGMGKLGAHELNLSSDIDLIFAYPEKGETRDGRRCLANQDFFSRLGQKLIQALDNITADGFVFRTDMRLRPYGASGPLVCSFMAMEEYYQDQGRDWERYAMIKARVVGGDKIKGAELQDILRPFVYRKYIDFSAFESLRSMKEMINREVRRKGLSGNVKLGAGGIREVEFIAQAFQLIRGGRDPRLQQRELLNILPLLPASVGMPQPAVTELTDAYTFLRNAEHCIQAVADKQTQELPQDDLGQQRLAWSMGCSGWDDFLQQLDQHRDRVTEHFGHVITPAEDDDGEDHQQDKEWLLLWQAEDEEDGRLHVFAEHGFDEPEVACKYFNDLKSSRGVQMMQAIARDRLCAVLPRLMHDVALVENSAETLGRVFQLIKAVLRRSAYLVLLAENPGALKQLVRLCSASAWFAETLTKQPVLLDELIDQRALYNPPTKDELRAELRQQLLRIPEEDTEQLMEALRYFKSAHALRVAAADITGALPLMKVSDYLTWLAEAILEVVLDMAWRLMTEKHGVPFKTAGVPCDPDFIVVGYGKMGGIELSYGSDLDLVFVHDAELNLFTPGDKSIANSVFFTRLGQRIIHILNTFTAGGQLYEVDMRLRPSGNSGLLVSSLRAFEEYQQKEAWTWEHQALVRARVIAGSEELAKRFEAVREQIIGKSRNARELADEVVKMREKMRTHLGSSEKEAEQAFNLKQDRGGIVDIEFLVQFSALAYSEQHPNLMEFTDNIRILDAMEVSGVIAPAEAETLREAYKAFRALGHRQTLQDKSNTVSDHDLEDYREAVTGLWQQQVLRQASPDLLADSQ, from the coding sequence ATGGCTATACCGCAGACAGATGCATTACCGACTGCCCTTCAGGAATTTGTGCATAACCGCTGGCAGCAACTGCAAGAGCGTTGTGCGCTGGAGGAGCTGGATACTGCTCAGACAGCTGATCTGGTGACAGTGGTGGTGGGCAGTGACTATGCCGTGGACCAGTTTACCCGTCAGCCGGCTGTTTTTGCTGAACTGCTTGAAAGCGGTGATCTGTACCGCTCATTTCAGCTGGCGGATTATCAGCAGCAACTGAGTGCTCAGCTGGAAACTGTGGAAAATGAAGAACAGTTGCAGCAGGTGTTACGCAAGTTTCGCCAGCGCCAGATGGTACGGATTATCTGGCGGGACCTGACCCGCGCTGCTGATATGCGGGAAACCACCGGTGATTTGTCGGATCTGGCTGATACCTGTATTGATCTGGCGTTGCAATGGCTGCATGCCGAATGTTGCCGCCGCTGGGGCACGCCGTACAGTTATGCTACCGAAGGTCATCCGGCCGAACCGCAGCAACTGATCGTGCTGGGGATGGGTAAACTGGGAGCTCATGAACTGAATCTGTCATCGGATATTGATCTGATTTTTGCTTACCCCGAAAAAGGCGAAACCCGCGATGGTCGCCGCTGTCTGGCCAATCAGGACTTCTTCAGCCGTTTAGGTCAGAAACTGATTCAGGCGCTGGACAATATTACCGCCGACGGTTTTGTGTTCCGCACCGATATGCGTTTACGCCCTTACGGGGCCAGCGGACCGCTGGTATGCAGTTTCATGGCAATGGAAGAGTATTATCAGGATCAGGGGCGGGACTGGGAACGCTACGCCATGATCAAAGCCCGTGTGGTTGGCGGCGATAAAATAAAAGGTGCGGAGCTGCAGGATATTCTGCGTCCGTTCGTGTACCGCAAATACATCGACTTCAGCGCCTTTGAGTCCCTGCGCAGCATGAAGGAAATGATCAACCGGGAAGTCCGGCGTAAAGGCCTGAGTGGCAATGTAAAACTTGGCGCCGGTGGTATCCGGGAAGTGGAATTCATTGCTCAGGCGTTTCAACTGATCCGCGGGGGCCGTGATCCGCGACTACAGCAGCGGGAGTTGCTGAATATTCTGCCGTTACTGCCGGCGTCTGTGGGGATGCCGCAGCCGGCCGTCACCGAACTGACCGACGCCTACACCTTCCTGCGTAATGCTGAGCACTGTATTCAGGCGGTGGCGGATAAACAGACCCAGGAACTGCCGCAGGATGATCTCGGACAGCAACGGCTGGCCTGGAGCATGGGCTGTTCAGGCTGGGACGATTTTCTGCAGCAACTGGATCAGCACCGGGACCGGGTAACCGAGCATTTCGGACATGTGATTACCCCGGCGGAAGACGATGACGGGGAAGATCACCAGCAGGATAAAGAATGGCTGCTGCTCTGGCAGGCTGAAGATGAAGAAGACGGCAGGCTGCATGTCTTCGCTGAGCACGGCTTTGATGAGCCGGAAGTAGCCTGCAAATATTTTAATGACCTGAAATCCAGCAGAGGCGTGCAGATGATGCAGGCGATTGCCCGGGACCGTTTATGTGCGGTACTGCCCCGGCTGATGCACGATGTTGCCCTGGTGGAAAACTCGGCAGAAACTCTCGGCCGGGTGTTTCAGCTGATTAAGGCCGTGCTGCGCCGGTCTGCTTATCTGGTGCTGCTGGCGGAAAATCCCGGGGCGCTGAAACAGTTGGTACGTCTGTGTTCCGCCAGTGCCTGGTTTGCGGAAACCCTGACCAAGCAACCGGTACTGCTGGACGAACTGATCGACCAGCGGGCGTTGTATAACCCGCCCACTAAAGATGAGCTGCGGGCGGAGCTGCGCCAGCAGTTGCTGAGGATTCCCGAAGAAGACACCGAACAACTGATGGAAGCCCTGCGGTACTTTAAAAGCGCCCACGCGTTGCGGGTGGCGGCGGCGGATATTACCGGTGCCCTGCCGTTAATGAAGGTCAGTGACTACCTTACCTGGCTGGCGGAAGCCATTCTGGAAGTGGTGCTGGATATGGCCTGGCGTCTGATGACCGAAAAACACGGCGTGCCCTTCAAAACTGCCGGTGTGCCCTGTGATCCGGATTTCATCGTCGTGGGATACGGCAAAATGGGCGGTATAGAGCTGTCCTACGGTTCCGACCTGGATCTGGTGTTTGTCCATGATGCAGAACTGAACCTGTTTACCCCCGGGGATAAGTCTATTGCCAACTCGGTATTCTTCACCCGTCTGGGTCAACGGATTATCCACATTCTGAATACCTTTACGGCGGGCGGGCAACTGTATGAAGTGGATATGCGCCTGCGTCCCAGCGGTAACTCCGGATTGCTGGTCAGCTCTTTACGGGCGTTTGAAGAATATCAGCAGAAAGAAGCCTGGACCTGGGAGCATCAGGCGCTGGTCCGTGCCCGGGTCATTGCCGGTTCTGAAGAACTGGCAAAACGCTTCGAAGCGGTGCGTGAACAGATCATCGGAAAATCCCGTAATGCTCGGGAGCTGGCGGATGAAGTGGTGAAAATGCGCGAAAAGATGCGCACGCATCTGGGCTCTTCAGAGAAAGAAGCAGAGCAGGCATTTAACCTCAAGCAGGACCGTGGTGGCATTGTGGATATCGAGTTTCTGGTGCAGTTTTCAGCACTGGCTTATTCGGAACAACATCCGAACCTGATGGAGTTCACCGACAACATCCGCATTCTGGACGCCATGGAAGTCAGTGGAGTGATTGCCCCGGCGGAAGCAGAAACCCTGCGTGAGGCCTATAAAGCCTTTCGGGCGCTGGGGCATCGGCAGACCCTGCAGGATAAATCCAACACGGTAAGTGATCACGATCTGGAAGATTACCGTGAAGCAGTGACCGGACTCTGGCAGCAGCAGGTACTGCGTCAGGCCAGCCCGGATTTACTGGCCGACAGTCAGTAA
- the argE gene encoding acetylornithine deacetylase: MSNVPSLLTMLTELIGTPSVSCTAPHLDQSNLGVIHKLEAWLSDLGFSTEIMPLPGHEGKANLIATLGSGPGGLVLSGHTDTVPYNAERWNSDPFKLTEKDNRFYGLGSCDMKGFIAIAIEAAKSFADQPLQQPLIILATADEESSMDGARALAEAGYPKARYAVIGEPTGLKPIHMHKGMMMEGIKITGKAGHSSDPSLGNNALEAMHSVLGELISFRHELQQNYQNSAFQVTVPTLNLGCIHGGDNPNRICGSCDLEYDLRPLPGMNIDNLRAAIDQRLQPVAERFGVSIRNQRLFPEILPFQNDKQSELVRCAEQLTGHTADTVAFGTEAPFLQALGMDTIVMGPGSIDQAHQPDEYLAMDQIRPTVDILRQLIGKYCL, translated from the coding sequence ATGTCTAATGTGCCTTCCCTGCTTACCATGCTGACCGAGCTGATCGGTACGCCCTCCGTAAGCTGCACCGCGCCGCATCTCGACCAGAGCAACCTTGGGGTCATTCACAAGCTCGAAGCCTGGCTGAGCGATTTAGGCTTCAGCACCGAAATCATGCCCCTCCCGGGCCATGAAGGTAAGGCCAATCTGATTGCCACCCTGGGCAGCGGTCCCGGCGGGCTGGTGCTGTCCGGCCACACCGATACCGTGCCGTACAATGCGGAACGCTGGAACAGTGACCCGTTTAAACTGACCGAAAAAGACAACCGCTTTTACGGCCTCGGCAGCTGCGACATGAAAGGTTTTATTGCCATCGCCATTGAAGCGGCCAAAAGCTTTGCTGACCAGCCCCTGCAGCAGCCTCTGATTATTCTCGCCACTGCCGATGAAGAAAGCTCAATGGACGGCGCTCGGGCGCTGGCGGAAGCCGGCTACCCCAAAGCCCGTTATGCAGTTATTGGTGAACCCACCGGACTGAAGCCAATCCACATGCATAAAGGCATGATGATGGAAGGTATAAAGATTACCGGTAAAGCCGGCCATTCATCTGATCCTTCGCTGGGGAACAACGCACTGGAGGCCATGCATTCTGTACTCGGCGAGCTGATCAGTTTCCGTCACGAATTACAGCAAAATTATCAGAACAGTGCCTTTCAGGTGACCGTTCCCACCCTGAATCTGGGGTGTATTCACGGTGGCGATAATCCTAACCGTATCTGTGGCAGCTGTGATCTGGAATATGATTTACGCCCTTTGCCGGGCATGAATATCGATAACCTGCGTGCCGCCATCGACCAGCGCCTGCAGCCCGTTGCGGAACGCTTTGGTGTCAGTATCCGCAATCAGCGTCTGTTTCCGGAGATACTGCCTTTTCAGAACGACAAACAATCTGAACTGGTCCGTTGTGCTGAACAGCTGACCGGCCACACTGCCGACACCGTTGCCTTTGGTACTGAAGCTCCGTTTCTGCAGGCATTAGGGATGGATACCATTGTCATGGGGCCCGGCTCCATTGATCAGGCCCACCAGCCGGATGAGTATCTGGCAATGGACCAGATCCGCCCCACCGTGGATATTTTGCGGCAGTTAATTGGCAAGTATTGCCTCTGA
- the argA gene encoding amino-acid N-acetyltransferase: MIDDLTQYLNWFRHSSPYINAHRGKTFVLMLPGDALADDNFANIVHDITLLNSLGVKLILVHGSRPQLQQRLESQQIDTRIHHDLRITDAPVLKCVIEAVGYLRTEIEAKLSMGVANSPMHGAQIRVCGGNFVTAKPAGIYEGVDLCNTGEVRRIDHEAIRYQLQNNHIVLLSHLGYSPTGEIFNLAVEDVATQTAIAVKADKLVLFGADNGVTDSKDQLRSELLADTAERLVNQYRARLTDPSETSSDISRHLAAAAQACKRGVSRSHLISYREDGALVTELFSRNGTGTMVIEESYEQVRPANIEDVGGILELIQPMEEAGVLVRRSRERLEAEISRFTVIDLDGAIIGCAALYPFSEEQTGELACVAIATDYRGGNRGEKLLEGIEQAAREQKLERLFVLTTRTAHWFLERGFIQMNIQDLPGEKQALYNFQRNSKVFAKQLV; the protein is encoded by the coding sequence GTGATCGACGACCTGACCCAATATCTGAACTGGTTCCGCCACAGTTCCCCGTACATCAACGCACACCGGGGTAAAACCTTCGTGCTGATGCTGCCGGGCGATGCACTGGCGGATGACAACTTTGCGAACATTGTTCATGACATCACCCTGCTCAACAGCCTGGGGGTGAAACTGATTCTGGTTCATGGCTCGCGACCACAGTTACAGCAGCGCCTGGAAAGCCAACAGATTGATACCCGGATCCACCATGACCTGCGCATTACCGATGCACCGGTCCTTAAGTGCGTCATTGAAGCGGTCGGCTACCTGCGTACCGAGATCGAAGCAAAACTGTCTATGGGGGTGGCAAACTCCCCCATGCACGGTGCTCAGATACGGGTCTGTGGCGGTAATTTCGTCACCGCCAAACCGGCAGGTATCTATGAAGGCGTAGATCTGTGTAACACTGGTGAAGTGCGGCGTATCGATCACGAAGCGATCCGTTATCAGCTGCAAAACAATCACATTGTACTGCTCTCACATCTGGGCTATTCACCTACCGGCGAGATATTCAACCTTGCGGTGGAAGACGTAGCGACCCAGACGGCAATCGCCGTTAAAGCCGACAAGCTGGTTCTGTTCGGCGCGGATAACGGCGTCACCGACAGCAAGGATCAGTTACGCTCTGAATTACTGGCGGACACCGCCGAGCGCCTGGTCAATCAGTACCGGGCACGGCTAACCGACCCGTCAGAAACCTCTTCTGATATTTCCCGGCACCTTGCCGCTGCCGCTCAGGCCTGTAAACGCGGCGTTTCCCGCAGTCACCTGATCAGCTACAGAGAAGACGGCGCACTGGTCACTGAACTGTTCAGCCGTAACGGCACCGGTACCATGGTGATTGAAGAGTCGTACGAACAGGTTCGCCCGGCAAACATCGAAGATGTCGGCGGTATTCTGGAACTGATTCAGCCGATGGAGGAAGCCGGCGTGCTGGTGCGCCGTTCCCGTGAACGGCTGGAAGCGGAAATCAGCCGGTTTACCGTCATTGATCTGGACGGTGCCATCATCGGCTGTGCCGCATTGTACCCGTTCTCTGAAGAGCAGACCGGTGAACTGGCCTGCGTTGCGATAGCCACTGATTACCGCGGCGGGAACCGGGGTGAAAAACTGCTGGAAGGTATCGAACAGGCGGCGCGGGAACAAAAACTGGAGCGGCTGTTTGTGCTGACAACCCGGACCGCACACTGGTTTTTAGAGCGCGGCTTTATCCAGATGAACATTCAGGATCTGCCCGGTGAAAAGCAGGCGCTGTATAACTTCCAGCGTAACTCTAAGGTATTTGCCAAACAGCTTGTCTAG
- a CDS encoding ATP-binding protein, whose translation MMPKSLRARLLLASLLLLPVFFGLTGFALQQAFSHSLATAEEQRLKLQLYLLLGAAEPTSEGINMPATLREPRYNQIASGLYGVLHGDSHSLMWRSESSQLLSDDLLERLGRTELETGMESFYELSDDALFVYQFGLLWDIDGVGKRYLFTVLESNSFVKAEQKAFNTRLWSWLGAAIVLFLLVEAIIMRWGLMPLNRLARDLKSIEHGHSDRLQGEYPSEVQVVTDNLNLLIENERKQRERYRNTLGDLAHSLKTPLAVIRGARQEGLDYVDFQNLVNDQVVRMDQIVQYQLARAVKSQGRRLAKRVAVEPLIKRMASALQKVYRDKGVEVELQLKDLQLAADERDLMELLGNILENAFKYGDSRVSVRMSQADGMLRIDIADDGAGISPELRQTILKRGQRADTSAPGQGIGLSVAVDILSSYGGELRISESQYGGALFCLMLPLSY comes from the coding sequence ATGATGCCAAAATCTTTGCGGGCACGTCTGTTGCTCGCATCTCTTCTGCTGTTGCCGGTTTTCTTTGGCCTGACGGGGTTTGCGCTCCAGCAGGCTTTCAGCCACAGCCTGGCAACGGCTGAAGAACAGCGCTTAAAGCTGCAGCTGTACCTCTTGCTGGGAGCTGCAGAACCTACCTCCGAAGGCATTAATATGCCGGCAACCCTGCGTGAGCCGCGCTATAACCAGATAGCGTCCGGCCTGTACGGTGTTCTTCATGGCGACAGTCACAGCCTGATGTGGCGTTCAGAGTCCAGCCAGTTGCTCAGTGATGACTTGCTGGAGCGCCTGGGCCGGACTGAACTTGAGACCGGTATGGAGTCGTTTTATGAGCTGAGCGATGATGCCCTGTTTGTGTATCAGTTTGGGTTGCTCTGGGATATTGACGGCGTCGGGAAGCGTTACCTGTTTACCGTGCTGGAATCGAACAGCTTCGTGAAAGCAGAACAGAAAGCCTTCAACACCCGGCTGTGGAGCTGGCTGGGAGCGGCGATTGTCTTATTCCTGCTCGTCGAAGCCATTATCATGCGCTGGGGCCTGATGCCCCTGAACCGTTTAGCCAGGGACCTGAAGTCGATAGAGCACGGTCACAGTGACCGCCTGCAGGGTGAATATCCCAGCGAAGTGCAGGTGGTGACAGACAATCTGAACTTACTGATTGAGAACGAACGTAAACAGCGTGAGCGATACCGGAATACGCTGGGGGATCTGGCCCACAGTCTGAAAACGCCGCTGGCGGTTATCCGCGGGGCCCGGCAGGAAGGTCTGGATTATGTTGATTTCCAGAATCTGGTCAATGATCAGGTTGTACGGATGGACCAGATTGTTCAGTACCAGCTGGCCCGTGCAGTGAAGAGTCAGGGACGCCGGCTGGCAAAGCGGGTTGCCGTAGAGCCGCTGATCAAACGGATGGCATCTGCCCTGCAGAAGGTTTACCGGGATAAGGGTGTTGAAGTTGAGCTGCAACTGAAAGATTTACAGTTAGCGGCGGATGAACGGGATCTGATGGAGTTGCTGGGAAACATTCTGGAAAACGCCTTCAAGTACGGCGATTCCCGGGTGAGTGTCCGTATGTCACAGGCTGACGGTATGCTGCGCATCGACATTGCCGATGACGGTGCAGGTATTTCACCTGAACTGCGCCAGACCATTCTTAAGCGTGGTCAGCGGGCGGATACATCCGCTCCCGGACAGGGCATTGGCCTGTCGGTGGCGGTGGATATTCTCAGCAGTTACGGCGGTGAACTGCGGATTTCTGAGTCGCAGTATGGCGGCGCACTGTTTTGCCTGATGCTGCCGCTGAGTTATTGA
- a CDS encoding inorganic phosphate transporter: protein MTIIAEYGDILVIMACIFGFFMAWGVGANDVANAMGTSVGSKALTLKQAILIAIIFEFAGAWLAGGAVTSTIRKGIIDPALLSGTPELLVYGMLSALLAAGIWLLIATFFGWPVSTTHSIVGAIVGFAAVGIGVDAVNWGKVSKIVASWVVSPVTAGLIAFFLFRSVQRLILDTEEPFKNAKKYVPYYIFLVGFMISMVTFTKGLKHIGLDLGFGTSSLISVGVALLTMFLGIAMLKKIHASKADDKDYHFASVEKVFGVLMMFTACAMAFAHGSNDVANAVGPLAAVVGVVASAGEVAQKTAMPVWILLLGGGGIVAGLVMYGHKVIATVGNNITELTPSRGFAATLAAATTVVFASGTGLPISTTHTLVGAVLGVGLARGLSALNLRVIGTIFASWVVTLPAGAGLAIMFFFMFKGMFG from the coding sequence ATGACCATTATCGCAGAATACGGTGACATCCTTGTCATCATGGCATGTATTTTTGGCTTCTTTATGGCCTGGGGCGTCGGTGCGAACGACGTTGCCAACGCAATGGGTACCTCAGTAGGTTCCAAAGCACTGACGCTGAAACAGGCGATCCTGATCGCTATTATCTTCGAGTTTGCCGGTGCCTGGCTGGCAGGCGGTGCAGTAACCTCTACCATCCGTAAAGGCATTATTGATCCTGCCTTATTATCCGGCACACCTGAATTGCTGGTGTACGGGATGCTCTCAGCCCTGCTGGCAGCGGGTATCTGGCTGCTGATCGCAACCTTCTTTGGCTGGCCGGTATCAACCACTCACTCTATCGTTGGTGCCATCGTGGGCTTTGCAGCGGTAGGTATCGGTGTTGATGCGGTTAACTGGGGTAAGGTATCCAAGATCGTTGCAAGCTGGGTGGTATCGCCGGTCACCGCCGGACTGATAGCCTTCTTCCTCTTCCGAAGTGTGCAACGGCTTATACTCGACACAGAAGAACCCTTTAAAAACGCTAAAAAGTACGTGCCTTACTATATTTTCCTGGTAGGTTTCATGATCTCTATGGTGACCTTCACCAAAGGTCTGAAGCACATCGGTCTGGACCTTGGCTTCGGCACCAGCTCCCTGATTTCTGTGGGTGTGGCACTGCTGACTATGTTCCTGGGCATCGCTATGCTGAAGAAAATCCATGCAAGCAAAGCCGATGACAAAGACTATCACTTCGCCAGCGTTGAAAAAGTTTTCGGCGTACTGATGATGTTCACTGCCTGCGCCATGGCATTTGCCCACGGCTCTAACGACGTTGCTAACGCCGTTGGCCCACTGGCAGCGGTTGTAGGTGTGGTAGCCTCTGCCGGTGAAGTGGCTCAGAAGACAGCCATGCCAGTATGGATCCTGCTATTGGGCGGCGGCGGTATCGTTGCCGGTCTGGTGATGTACGGCCACAAAGTTATCGCGACTGTGGGTAACAACATCACTGAACTGACACCAAGCCGTGGCTTCGCTGCCACGCTGGCAGCAGCGACTACAGTAGTATTTGCATCAGGTACCGGCTTGCCTATCTCCACGACCCACACTCTGGTAGGTGCGGTATTGGGTGTAGGTCTGGCACGTGGCCTGTCTGCCCTGAACCTGCGCGTGATCGGTACTATTTTCGCATCTTGGGTGGTGACTCTGCCTGCTGGTGCCGGTCTGGCGATCATGTTCTTCTTTATGTTCAAAGGCATGTTTGGCTGA
- a CDS encoding TIGR00153 family protein gives MVTNNSIFQLFASSPFKPMQEHIAKAHACAIELIPFFDAVMANDWEKAERLQQNIARLENEADTLKKDVRQQLPRGLFLPVPRTDLLDLLRMQDKIANRAKDIAGLMLGRQMSIPEAIQPIMKEYLAVSLKTSAQALSALNGLDELVTSGFSGHEVDLVEQMIHEIDDLEHNADEMERQARSALFTVEKELHPIDAMFLYQVINLVGDLADKAQQVGSRLQLLLAK, from the coding sequence ATGGTTACTAACAATTCGATTTTTCAGCTGTTTGCCAGCTCCCCATTCAAGCCGATGCAGGAACACATTGCCAAAGCGCATGCCTGTGCCATTGAACTGATCCCATTCTTCGATGCTGTAATGGCAAACGACTGGGAAAAGGCTGAACGCCTGCAGCAAAATATCGCGCGTCTGGAAAATGAAGCCGATACTCTGAAAAAGGATGTTCGCCAGCAACTGCCCCGTGGCCTGTTCCTGCCGGTACCCCGTACCGATCTGCTGGATCTGCTGCGCATGCAGGACAAGATCGCCAACCGTGCGAAAGACATTGCCGGCCTGATGCTGGGACGTCAGATGAGCATCCCTGAAGCAATCCAGCCAATCATGAAAGAATATCTGGCAGTTTCTCTGAAAACCTCCGCTCAGGCGCTTTCTGCCCTGAACGGTCTGGATGAGTTGGTTACTTCAGGTTTCAGCGGTCATGAAGTGGATCTTGTGGAACAGATGATCCACGAAATCGACGACCTGGAACACAACGCAGACGAAATGGAACGTCAGGCCCGTTCGGCTTTATTCACGGTAGAAAAAGAACTGCACCCGATTGATGCTATGTTCCTGTATCAGGTAATTAACCTGGTAGGTGATCTGGCAGACAAAGCACAGCAGGTCGGCAGCCGTTTACAGCTGCTACTGGCCAAATAA
- a CDS encoding YjgN family protein, translating into MSHNIPQHPTVHPFEFHGKSGEFFKIWIVNICLTILTLGIYSAWAKVRTSQYFYGHTTLAGSSFEYTAKPMTILKGRLVAFFVIILYSLSTSFFPLITPLFIIAFLIILPWLICRSLKFRAVNSRYRNLNFNFHGTYGQAFCNYLLFPLLSVFTLYLIYPLIIAIQNRWYVNNSSYGQTKFTSNLSAKPIFFACFIAALVIIVAFAGFFGLILGGNLISDIENNPLAPFLGIALLPVYYGVYVYVHAKIVNATMNSTKLDQHSFESNLKASKLLWLLITNTLAIMVSLGLLIPWTHIRMARYKADCTQFVATGNLDEFTRDAAGHQNALGEELGDVMDLEFGI; encoded by the coding sequence ATGTCGCATAATATTCCCCAGCACCCAACGGTGCACCCCTTTGAATTTCATGGTAAAAGCGGTGAGTTCTTTAAAATCTGGATCGTAAACATCTGTCTGACAATACTAACTCTGGGCATTTATTCTGCCTGGGCGAAGGTCCGTACCAGTCAGTATTTTTACGGCCATACCACGCTGGCCGGTAGCAGCTTTGAATATACCGCGAAGCCGATGACAATCCTCAAAGGCCGGCTGGTCGCGTTCTTCGTGATTATTCTTTATTCACTGAGTACCAGTTTTTTCCCGCTGATTACCCCCTTATTTATTATCGCGTTCCTGATCATTCTGCCCTGGCTGATTTGCCGTTCCCTGAAGTTCCGGGCGGTTAACTCCCGTTACAGAAACCTCAACTTTAACTTTCATGGCACGTATGGACAGGCGTTCTGCAACTATCTGCTGTTCCCGTTACTCAGCGTATTCACGCTGTATCTGATTTACCCGCTGATCATTGCCATTCAGAACCGCTGGTATGTGAATAACAGCAGTTACGGCCAGACTAAATTCACCAGCAACCTGAGCGCCAAACCTATTTTCTTTGCCTGCTTCATTGCAGCACTGGTCATCATTGTCGCATTCGCCGGTTTCTTCGGCCTGATTCTGGGCGGCAATCTGATCAGTGATATTGAAAATAATCCACTGGCACCGTTTCTCGGGATAGCCCTGCTGCCCGTTTACTACGGCGTATATGTCTATGTTCATGCAAAAATCGTCAATGCCACCATGAACAGCACCAAACTGGATCAGCACAGTTTCGAAAGTAACCTGAAAGCCTCTAAACTCCTCTGGTTACTGATCACCAACACACTGGCTATTATGGTCAGCTTAGGCCTGCTGATTCCATGGACCCACATTCGCATGGCCCGTTACAAAGCGGATTGCACCCAATTTGTTGCCACCGGTAATCTGGATGAATTCACCCGTGACGCAGCAGGGCACCAGAACGCGCTGGGCGAGGAACTCGGCGACGTTATGGATCTGGAGTTTGGCATCTGA